One region of Sulfuriroseicoccus oceanibius genomic DNA includes:
- a CDS encoding UTP--glucose-1-phosphate uridylyltransferase: protein MSQHLEAFRRKMEQAGQSEAAIAQFLRGLELVDQGVDTSIPEATIESARDLPKVADLDVQADPALLAQSVVIKLNGGLGTGMGLAGPKSLLEVREGQTFLSLIVRQLEKQEQSLGAKGRLLLMNSFSTSSDTMDYLAGIAGGERAEEMLQSMVPKRLVEGGTPAEWTAEPSLEWCPPGHGDLYATLVGSGKLRELLDAGVRYAFVSNSDNLGATLDPEMLTYFAQSGAPMMMEVTRRTAADRKGGHLAVRKSDGRLILRESAQCPDSDVDAFQDIERHRYFNTNNLWLRLDVLEQVMDSHGGLLPLPVMTNRKTVDPRDADSPAVIQLETAMGAAIECFEGAAAIVVGRDRFAPVKTTNDLLGLRSDAYRIDPDGAVRLDPARQGRPPVIDLDSKWYKLVDGFADRFPAKVPSLIDCEALVVKGNLRFTEPVTIQGTVTLRAAGEESADVPAGTYADCDQLV from the coding sequence ATGAGTCAGCATCTAGAAGCCTTCCGCCGGAAGATGGAGCAAGCCGGGCAGTCCGAAGCCGCGATTGCACAGTTTCTCCGAGGCCTCGAATTGGTCGACCAAGGGGTGGATACCAGCATCCCGGAAGCCACGATCGAGAGTGCCCGCGATCTGCCAAAGGTGGCTGATTTGGACGTGCAAGCGGATCCCGCATTGCTGGCTCAGTCGGTCGTGATCAAGCTCAATGGAGGACTCGGCACTGGCATGGGGCTGGCGGGGCCGAAGTCGCTGCTCGAAGTGCGGGAAGGTCAGACGTTCCTCTCACTGATCGTGCGCCAACTTGAGAAACAAGAGCAGAGCCTCGGCGCGAAAGGGCGCTTGCTGTTGATGAACAGCTTCAGCACCAGCAGCGACACCATGGACTATCTCGCAGGGATCGCCGGCGGTGAGCGTGCGGAGGAAATGCTCCAGAGCATGGTGCCAAAACGTCTGGTTGAGGGCGGCACGCCTGCAGAGTGGACGGCAGAACCATCGCTTGAATGGTGCCCTCCGGGCCACGGTGATCTGTACGCAACTCTGGTCGGTTCGGGCAAATTGCGCGAACTGCTCGACGCGGGCGTGCGCTACGCATTCGTCTCCAACTCGGACAACCTCGGCGCGACTCTTGATCCCGAGATGCTGACCTACTTCGCTCAAAGTGGGGCGCCGATGATGATGGAGGTGACGCGCCGTACTGCAGCTGACCGCAAGGGCGGCCACCTCGCCGTGCGCAAGAGCGATGGGCGATTGATCCTCCGCGAGTCAGCCCAGTGTCCTGACTCCGATGTGGATGCGTTCCAAGACATTGAGCGCCATCGTTATTTCAACACGAACAACCTGTGGCTGCGCCTCGATGTGCTGGAGCAGGTGATGGATTCCCACGGTGGCCTTTTGCCGCTGCCGGTGATGACCAACCGGAAAACCGTGGACCCTCGCGACGCGGATTCTCCAGCGGTGATTCAATTGGAAACCGCCATGGGAGCGGCGATCGAGTGCTTCGAAGGCGCTGCGGCCATCGTGGTTGGGCGCGACCGGTTCGCTCCGGTGAAGACCACCAACGATCTGCTCGGCCTGCGGTCGGATGCCTATCGGATTGATCCGGATGGTGCCGTGCGTTTGGACCCGGCGCGTCAGGGACGCCCGCCGGTGATCGACTTGGATTCCAAGTGGTACAAACTGGTCGACGGGTTTGCCGATCGCTTCCCGGCGAAGGTGCCGTCGTTGATCGACTGTGAGGCTTTGGTGGTGAAGGGGAACCTGCGCTTCACCGAGCCAGTGACGATTCAGGGAACGGTGACGCTGCGTGCGGCCGGTGAGGAATCGGCAGACGTGCCAGCGGGCACTTACGCGGATTGCGACCAGTTGGTTTAA
- a CDS encoding 7-carboxy-7-deazaguanine synthase QueE has product MSDSQTTANTSADDPASVMLKVARYEGGPEVFHTLQGEGASVGAPAVFVRLSLCNLHCIWCDTDYTWNWEGTPFVHENDAKAGYQKFRKDDQLIEVDAGSLAREIASYETRRVVITGGEPLLQQEGVVALMDALRAISPEYVFEVETNGTRVPSAEVLERVNQFNVSPKLANSGNKESQRIRSEAFDAFVASGKAWFKFVIAAPEDLDEVRGLVERFGLPVARVMLMPEGRSAEAIDAHRELVIEACLREGFRFADRLHLRLFGAKRAT; this is encoded by the coding sequence ATGTCCGATTCCCAGACCACCGCTAACACTTCTGCTGATGATCCGGCGTCTGTAATGCTCAAGGTTGCGCGTTATGAAGGCGGGCCTGAAGTCTTTCACACGTTGCAGGGAGAGGGGGCTAGTGTGGGAGCGCCTGCGGTCTTCGTGCGGTTGTCGTTGTGCAACCTGCACTGCATCTGGTGCGACACGGATTATACCTGGAACTGGGAAGGGACGCCATTTGTTCACGAGAATGATGCAAAGGCGGGTTACCAGAAGTTCCGCAAGGATGATCAGCTGATCGAAGTCGACGCCGGGAGTTTGGCGCGGGAGATCGCGTCGTACGAAACACGGCGGGTCGTGATCACCGGCGGTGAACCGTTGCTGCAGCAAGAGGGAGTGGTGGCGCTGATGGACGCTCTGCGTGCGATTTCTCCGGAGTATGTATTTGAGGTCGAGACGAATGGGACGCGTGTTCCGTCCGCGGAAGTGCTTGAGCGGGTGAATCAGTTCAATGTGAGCCCGAAGCTGGCCAACTCGGGGAACAAAGAATCGCAGAGGATCCGGTCGGAGGCTTTTGATGCGTTTGTCGCCTCGGGCAAGGCGTGGTTTAAGTTTGTGATTGCCGCGCCTGAGGATTTGGATGAGGTGCGGGGATTGGTAGAGCGGTTTGGTCTGCCGGTGGCGCGGGTGATGTTGATGCCGGAAGGGCGCAGCGCCGAAGCGATTGACGCGCATCGTGAATTGGTGATCGAGGCGTGTTTGCGTGAGGGATTCCGGTTTGCCGATCGGTTGCACTTGCGGTTGTTTGGTGCCAAGCGGGCGACCTGA
- a CDS encoding S1C family serine protease translates to MVGKSMKCWGTSIGCSLVVALASPGLAAEVTEQAPAAEVKADGQKEAVQEQRSWLGVGTRPLPQVVGKHLGLPDGAGVVVDIVIKDSPAQQAGLRRDDVITHVDGEWLKGVTALSKSLSEKKVGEVVRLSIRRRNQSLVVGATLVERPKRFAMVSGADDNRDSVFKKRVHGQDFADRMNDLMRAQMGDHEDFERMIEELDAEMEAMRKRAAAMRFEAASGGQGHMHYSMTSVDNNGRIVISRVDGKTHVKVWDREGKQVFDGPYETPEDKDKLPEDFRDRVNELNVNPTSIWSVQGFEDEPADSAKKGE, encoded by the coding sequence ATGGTTGGAAAATCGATGAAATGCTGGGGGACATCTATTGGATGTTCATTGGTAGTGGCGCTGGCGTCTCCAGGGCTCGCTGCCGAGGTGACCGAGCAGGCGCCTGCGGCTGAAGTGAAAGCCGACGGCCAGAAGGAGGCGGTCCAAGAGCAACGCTCGTGGCTTGGTGTTGGCACGCGCCCCTTGCCTCAGGTAGTCGGTAAGCACTTGGGTTTGCCTGACGGAGCGGGAGTGGTCGTGGATATTGTGATCAAAGACAGCCCGGCTCAGCAGGCAGGCCTGCGCCGTGACGACGTCATCACTCATGTTGACGGGGAATGGCTCAAAGGAGTGACCGCGCTGTCTAAGAGTCTCTCAGAGAAGAAGGTGGGGGAGGTGGTGCGCTTGAGCATCCGTCGTCGGAACCAATCGCTCGTCGTTGGTGCGACTTTGGTCGAGCGGCCCAAGCGGTTCGCCATGGTCTCTGGTGCCGACGACAACCGTGACTCCGTGTTCAAAAAGCGGGTGCATGGTCAGGACTTCGCCGACCGCATGAATGATTTGATGCGCGCTCAGATGGGCGATCACGAGGACTTCGAGCGCATGATCGAGGAACTCGACGCCGAAATGGAAGCGATGCGCAAGCGTGCGGCTGCCATGCGCTTCGAAGCCGCTAGCGGTGGCCAGGGGCACATGCACTACTCAATGACGTCGGTAGACAATAACGGCCGTATCGTGATCAGCCGAGTCGATGGAAAGACTCACGTCAAAGTTTGGGATCGCGAGGGCAAGCAGGTTTTCGACGGTCCATATGAGACGCCGGAGGACAAAGACAAGCTTCCCGAGGATTTCCGCGATCGCGTCAACGAGCTCAATGTGAACCCGACCAGCATCTGGTCGGTGCAGGGGTTCGAGGACGAACCTGCCGACAGCGCGAAGAAGGGCGAATAG
- a CDS encoding RNA polymerase sigma factor: MLKNNPDSGNPGSDPWRRWYDENSTKLMMFARQQLRRPSDAEDVLHNAILKVWNARKKRAGGVPPTETPDPAEIYTAIRRTAIDLGRRETRRTAREEKVIELEDARGISYFDDPFDEAERNDEISKALRKLPVAQREVVALKIWGELTFAEIGETLEISENTAASRYRYAMEGLRRILGKGRESYFKNLMVI, translated from the coding sequence ATGCTCAAAAACAACCCGGACTCAGGAAACCCAGGCAGCGACCCATGGCGCCGCTGGTATGACGAGAATTCGACCAAGTTGATGATGTTCGCCCGGCAGCAGCTGCGCCGACCATCCGACGCTGAGGATGTACTGCACAATGCGATTTTGAAGGTCTGGAATGCGCGCAAGAAGCGTGCCGGTGGCGTGCCGCCTACCGAAACTCCAGATCCCGCGGAGATCTACACCGCAATCCGCCGCACCGCGATCGACCTCGGTCGTCGTGAGACACGCCGCACGGCACGTGAGGAGAAAGTGATTGAGCTGGAGGATGCACGTGGCATCAGCTACTTCGACGACCCATTTGACGAAGCCGAACGCAACGACGAGATCTCCAAAGCTCTGCGCAAATTGCCAGTCGCCCAGCGCGAAGTGGTGGCGCTTAAGATCTGGGGTGAGCTGACCTTTGCCGAGATCGGCGAAACCCTCGAAATCTCCGAGAACACCGCGGCTTCACGCTATCGCTACGCGATGGAAGGCTTGCGCCGAATCCTCGGAAAAGGACGCGAGTCCTACTTCAAGAACCTCATGGTCATCTGA
- a CDS encoding putative quorum-sensing-regulated virulence factor: MEEQEFKRLLMEIGATTMPFGKYGPDNYPPNGLPIDELPWDYLHWFTEKGGGFPKGRLGELLEIVYHAKGDGADAIFAVNRSARGGRRPQRKPRQKDFRFD, translated from the coding sequence ATGGAAGAACAGGAATTCAAGCGGCTCTTGATGGAGATCGGGGCGACCACGATGCCCTTTGGCAAATATGGGCCCGACAACTACCCGCCGAATGGTCTGCCCATCGACGAGTTGCCGTGGGACTACCTCCATTGGTTCACGGAAAAGGGAGGGGGCTTTCCGAAAGGCCGGCTCGGAGAATTGCTCGAGATCGTTTACCATGCGAAGGGTGACGGAGCAGATGCCATTTTTGCGGTCAACCGCAGTGCCCGTGGCGGACGCCGCCCCCAGCGCAAACCGCGCCAGAAAGATTTTCGATTCGATTGA